The Chloroflexaceae bacterium genome has a segment encoding these proteins:
- a CDS encoding alpha/beta hydrolase, which yields MHPHYLDFGGAGPLMHLAPANGFPPETYRPLAACLTPHYHVLGYRPRPLWAGSAPPDVRAWRDLARDMLDDLRRVANGPLIGVGHSLGGILTLYCAVHRPDLFRGVALLDPVIFPRHLLPLLWAGRRLGLHRRFPIARGAARRRDRFASRDEARARFRGRGVFANFTPEALEGYLEGALRPAPDGGLTLAWPRAWEAHIFSLIPVDTWNALGRLRVPLLLLRGRHSDLIIDRSWREFQQRLPHARLIELDAGHMAPMERPADVAAAVLEWAAGLP from the coding sequence ATGCATCCTCACTACCTCGACTTTGGCGGCGCCGGCCCGCTGATGCACCTGGCGCCGGCGAATGGCTTTCCGCCTGAAACGTACCGCCCATTGGCAGCCTGCCTGACCCCGCACTACCACGTCCTTGGCTATCGCCCGCGGCCCCTCTGGGCCGGCAGCGCCCCGCCCGACGTGCGCGCCTGGCGCGACCTGGCTCGCGATATGCTCGATGATCTGCGACGGGTCGCCAATGGCCCGCTGATCGGCGTTGGCCATTCCCTCGGCGGCATCCTCACCCTCTACTGCGCCGTGCACCGGCCCGACCTGTTTCGCGGGGTCGCCTTGCTCGACCCGGTGATCTTTCCCCGCCATCTCCTGCCCCTGCTCTGGGCCGGTCGCCGGCTCGGGTTGCACCGGCGCTTCCCCATTGCCCGTGGCGCCGCGCGACGGCGCGACCGTTTCGCCAGCCGCGACGAGGCCCGCGCCCGCTTTCGGGGTCGCGGCGTCTTCGCCAACTTTACCCCCGAGGCCCTCGAAGGTTACCTGGAGGGCGCCCTTCGCCCCGCGCCCGACGGCGGGCTGACCCTGGCCTGGCCCCGCGCCTGGGAGGCCCATATCTTCTCGCTCATCCCCGTGGACACCTGGAACGCTCTCGGCCGCCTGCGCGTCCCCTTGCTGCTCCTGCGAGGCAGGCACTCCGACCTGATCATTGACCGCTCCTGGCGCGAGTTCCAGCAGCGCCTGCCCCACGCCCGCCTGATCGAGCTTGACGCCGGCCATATGGCGCCGATGGAACGCCCCGCCGATGTCGCCGCCGCCGTCCTGGAGTGGGCCGCTGGCCTGCCCTGA
- the pnp gene encoding polyribonucleotide nucleotidyltransferase: MTERQIFSVSAEIAGRTLTLEAGRFAEQADGAVTVRYGDTMVLATVVASKEVREGTDFFPLTVDYEEKMYAAGKIPGNFFKRESRPTTTAILISRLTDRPLRPLFPRGYTNEVQVIVTTFSIDMVNDPSPLAIIGASAALAISDIPFLGPVGGVQMGMIDGQLVVNPSMADMPRSALDLMVAGTKDAVLMVEAGANELSEEDMLRAVQEGHAVCRQLCELQEELVRLCGKPKREFTPPVTDTSLQDAVSAWLGHRLRDAVRSPVKQEREARTNALKEETIAHFIADEPEEEIPARSKEVGKVFENLLKEEVRRAILEEGIRVDGRAPDEIRPISVEVGIIPRVHGSALFTRGQTQVLTITTLGAPGEEQRLDDLGIETTKRYIHHYNFPPFSTGEVRRLGAPRRRDIGHGALAERSLYAVLPPQEEFPYTMRLVSEVLSSNGSSSMASVCGSSLSLMDAGVPIRAAVAGVAMGLITGENGQYRILTDIQGIEDALGDMDFKVAGTARGVTGLQMDIKTTGVTFEIMREAFAQARAGRLFILEKMNQVISAPRKELSIYAPRIITLQIPVDKIGTLIGPGGKTIRGIVDATGAQVDVEDDGRVFITTADGEAARQAVAMVEALTREAKVGDIFLGRVVSIKPFGAFVNILPGKDGMVHVSELAEQRVENVEDVVQLGDEINVMVIDIDPATGKISLSRRAVLTGETPEDRKAAGAAPRSGGSRSERGGPSRDGGDRPRPRRRDEGR, encoded by the coding sequence ATGACAGAACGACAGATCTTCTCGGTCAGCGCCGAGATTGCCGGCCGCACCCTTACGCTGGAGGCCGGCAGGTTCGCCGAACAGGCCGATGGGGCGGTGACCGTGCGCTATGGCGATACGATGGTGCTTGCCACCGTCGTCGCCTCCAAGGAAGTGCGGGAAGGAACGGATTTCTTTCCCCTGACCGTAGATTATGAGGAAAAGATGTACGCCGCCGGGAAGATCCCCGGCAACTTCTTCAAACGCGAGAGCCGACCGACCACCACTGCCATCCTCATCTCCCGTCTCACCGATCGCCCGTTGCGCCCGCTCTTCCCCAGGGGCTATACTAACGAAGTGCAGGTGATTGTTACCACGTTCTCCATCGACATGGTGAACGACCCCAGCCCGCTGGCGATAATTGGCGCGTCGGCGGCCCTGGCCATCAGCGACATTCCCTTCCTCGGCCCCGTCGGCGGAGTGCAGATGGGGATGATCGATGGGCAACTGGTGGTGAATCCCTCGATGGCCGATATGCCCCGCAGCGCGCTCGACCTGATGGTCGCCGGTACGAAGGACGCCGTGCTGATGGTCGAGGCCGGCGCCAACGAACTCTCCGAAGAAGATATGCTGCGCGCTGTGCAGGAGGGTCACGCCGTCTGCCGCCAGCTCTGCGAATTGCAGGAGGAGCTGGTGCGTCTCTGCGGCAAACCCAAGCGCGAGTTTACGCCCCCCGTCACCGACACGTCGCTGCAAGACGCTGTCAGCGCATGGCTGGGCCACCGGCTCCGCGATGCTGTGCGCAGCCCGGTGAAGCAGGAGCGTGAGGCGCGCACCAATGCGCTCAAGGAGGAGACGATCGCCCACTTCATCGCCGATGAGCCGGAGGAGGAGATCCCCGCTCGCAGCAAGGAGGTGGGCAAGGTCTTCGAGAACCTGCTCAAGGAGGAGGTGCGGCGAGCTATTCTCGAGGAAGGCATCCGCGTGGACGGTCGCGCCCCTGATGAGATCCGCCCCATCAGCGTCGAAGTTGGCATCATCCCCCGTGTTCACGGCTCGGCCCTCTTCACCCGCGGGCAGACCCAGGTGCTGACCATCACCACCCTGGGCGCCCCCGGCGAAGAGCAGCGCCTCGACGATCTGGGCATCGAAACGACCAAGCGCTACATCCATCACTACAACTTCCCGCCCTTCTCCACTGGCGAAGTGCGCCGCCTTGGCGCGCCGCGCCGCCGCGACATCGGCCACGGCGCGCTTGCCGAACGCTCGCTTTACGCCGTGCTGCCGCCGCAGGAGGAGTTCCCTTATACCATGCGCCTGGTCTCCGAGGTGCTCTCCTCGAATGGCTCGTCTTCAATGGCCTCGGTCTGCGGCTCCTCGTTGAGCCTTATGGATGCCGGCGTGCCCATCCGCGCCGCTGTGGCCGGCGTGGCCATGGGCCTCATCACCGGCGAGAACGGCCAGTACCGCATCCTGACCGACATCCAGGGCATCGAGGATGCCCTCGGCGACATGGACTTTAAGGTCGCCGGCACCGCCAGGGGCGTAACCGGGCTGCAAATGGATATCAAGACCACCGGAGTCACCTTCGAGATTATGCGTGAGGCGTTCGCCCAGGCCCGCGCGGGGCGCCTGTTCATCCTCGAGAAGATGAACCAGGTGATCAGCGCGCCGCGCAAGGAGCTGTCCATCTACGCCCCGCGCATCATCACTTTGCAGATCCCGGTGGACAAGATCGGCACCCTTATCGGACCGGGCGGCAAGACGATCCGTGGCATCGTGGACGCCACCGGCGCGCAGGTGGACGTGGAGGACGATGGCCGCGTCTTTATCACCACCGCCGATGGCGAGGCCGCCAGGCAGGCCGTGGCTATGGTCGAGGCGCTGACCCGCGAGGCCAAGGTCGGCGATATCTTCCTGGGCCGGGTAGTGAGCATCAAGCCCTTTGGCGCCTTCGTCAACATCCTTCCCGGCAAGGACGGCATGGTGCACGTGAGTGAGCTGGCCGAACAGCGGGTGGAGAATGTCGAAGATGTGGTGCAACTGGGCGATGAGATCAATGTTATGGTGATAGACATCGATCCCGCTACCGGCAAGATCAGCCTGAGCCGCCGCGCCGTGCTCACCGGCGAGACCCCGGAGGATCGCAAGGCCGCCGGCGCCGCCCCTCGCAGCGGCGGCTCGCGCTCCGAGCGGGGCGGCCCCTCGCGCGATGGCGGCGATCGTCCCCGTCCGCGCCGGCGCGACGAGGGACGCTGA
- a CDS encoding MaoC family dehydratase, translating to MDRVLRVGQRASMRKTVTEADVVLFAAITGDQNSVHIDELSARESRFGRRIAHGMLAAGLISAVLGMRLPGPGTIYLKQTLNFRKPIYIGDTVTTAVEVTALREDKPIVTLSTTITNQDGVVVVEGESLVYCDQCRIADADP from the coding sequence ATGGATCGTGTGCTTCGCGTCGGCCAGCGCGCCAGTATGCGCAAGACAGTCACCGAGGCCGACGTTGTGCTCTTTGCCGCCATCACCGGTGATCAAAACTCCGTGCACATTGATGAACTATCCGCCCGCGAGTCGCGCTTCGGGCGACGTATTGCCCACGGCATGCTCGCCGCCGGGCTGATCTCCGCCGTCCTTGGCATGCGCCTGCCCGGCCCCGGCACGATCTACCTCAAGCAGACGCTTAACTTCCGCAAGCCGATCTATATCGGCGATACCGTAACCACCGCCGTGGAGGTGACCGCTTTGCGCGAGGATAAGCCGATCGTGACGCTATCCACTACCATCACCAACCAGGACGGCGTAGTGGTCGTCGAAGGGGAGTCGCTGGTCTACTGCGACCAGTGCCGCATTGCCGACGCCGATCCGTGA
- a CDS encoding DUF2249 domain-containing protein: MAGRDNRLRADNPHAQLVPDADHASATDDDAALRVTASAAREQALDVRGLPCSMRRAQVYAAAAALQPGESFVFINDHDPRHLHLLLCETFGVAWSWDYEEAGPERYAVRVGRPGQQ, from the coding sequence ATGGCAGGACGTGACAACAGGCTCAGGGCTGACAACCCCCACGCGCAACTGGTTCCAGATGCGGACCACGCTTCCGCAACGGATGACGACGCGGCACTGCGCGTCACAGCCTCGGCGGCGCGCGAGCAGGCGCTCGATGTGCGCGGCTTGCCCTGCTCGATGCGCCGCGCGCAGGTCTACGCGGCTGCGGCGGCGCTGCAACCTGGCGAGAGCTTCGTGTTTATCAATGATCACGACCCGCGCCACCTGCACCTGCTCCTCTGCGAGACCTTCGGGGTCGCCTGGAGCTGGGACTACGAGGAGGCCGGCCCCGAGCGGTACGCCGTGCGCGTTGGCCGGCCGGGCCAGCAGTGA
- a CDS encoding protoglobin domain-containing protein yields MDAPDLELRELMPEPEEAWRRLLRFVGWNARDRAAAARTSAALLKQAHRLVVDVYDHLARVPETAAILGWEHHIDEKHLEERRRFFTLWLARTIGLDTSDEFAAYLFYAGKAHAGHGARHIHTPPDYVTASIGLVQAAFANTLAHEDLSAEVIGNAMAAWSKYLSVQLNQMLLGYRAAQELRNGALAVRCTVFGRLRPLLGTQEIEVLVAPGACIGDVARKVFNYFPQARAEALERVWRAEDRSDALWVEVVPAYVPRPGWRILHNGREVRYHGGFAAPVQAGDEVAVFPPGR; encoded by the coding sequence ATGGATGCGCCCGATCTTGAACTTCGCGAGCTCATGCCCGAACCGGAGGAAGCCTGGCGCCGGTTGCTCCGTTTCGTGGGATGGAATGCGCGCGACCGGGCCGCAGCGGCGCGCACCAGCGCGGCGCTGCTCAAACAGGCGCACCGGCTGGTGGTTGACGTGTACGATCATCTGGCCCGTGTCCCCGAAACCGCGGCCATCCTGGGCTGGGAACACCATATTGACGAAAAGCACCTGGAAGAGCGCCGGCGCTTTTTCACCCTCTGGCTGGCCCGAACAATCGGCCTGGATACCAGCGACGAGTTTGCCGCATACCTCTTCTACGCCGGGAAGGCCCATGCCGGCCATGGCGCGCGGCACATTCACACCCCGCCCGACTATGTCACCGCCTCGATCGGCCTGGTGCAGGCCGCCTTCGCCAACACTCTGGCGCACGAGGACCTTTCGGCGGAAGTGATCGGCAACGCTATGGCGGCCTGGAGCAAATATCTCAGCGTGCAACTCAACCAGATGCTGCTCGGCTACCGCGCCGCCCAGGAACTGCGGAACGGTGCGCTGGCGGTGCGCTGCACGGTTTTCGGGCGCCTGCGCCCGCTGCTGGGAACCCAGGAGATTGAGGTGCTGGTCGCTCCCGGAGCCTGTATCGGCGACGTGGCGCGCAAAGTGTTCAACTACTTCCCTCAGGCCCGCGCCGAGGCGCTCGAGCGCGTCTGGCGCGCCGAAGACAGGAGCGATGCGCTCTGGGTGGAGGTTGTTCCCGCATACGTGCCCCGCCCCGGCTGGCGCATTCTGCACAATGGCCGGGAGGTGCGCTACCACGGCGGCTTTGCCGCCCCCGTCCAGGCCGGCGATGAGGTGGCGGTGTTTCCCCCTGGACGGTAA
- the rpsO gene encoding 30S ribosomal protein S15, which produces MALEKDEKQHIIGDYQVHGSDTGSPEVQVALLTERINQLIEHLRIHIHDHHSRRGLLKLVGRRRRLLNYLQTRDKERYRVLIDRLGLRR; this is translated from the coding sequence ATGGCGCTTGAAAAGGACGAAAAGCAGCACATTATCGGCGATTACCAGGTTCACGGCAGTGATACCGGCTCGCCAGAAGTGCAGGTGGCGCTGCTTACGGAACGGATCAATCAACTGATCGAGCATCTACGGATTCACATTCACGATCATCACTCGCGTCGCGGTCTGCTAAAACTGGTTGGTCGTCGTCGTCGTTTGCTCAATTATTTGCAGACTCGCGACAAGGAGCGTTATCGCGTCCTGATCGATCGTCTCGGTCTGCGCCGCTAG